Proteins from one Pantoea cypripedii genomic window:
- a CDS encoding c-type cytochrome, whose translation MTKRRIGIALIILLIVIIAVAAWALRTPSSPFASSDQVDTSTAELLKQGEYVARLSDCVACHSIPEGAPFAGGLKMATPVGNIYTTNITPDNATGIGTYSLADFDRAVRKGVAKDGHRLYPAMPYPSYVKLSDEDIRALYAWFKHDVKPVSQENKPSEIPWPLNMRWPLAFWNTAFTPTDSWQPKVGQDEQWNRGAYLVEGPGHCGSCHTPRTLAFNEKGLDDSSEHFLAGASLDGWYAPSLRGDVNTGMSRWSEEDVFTFLKAGRNQHGVVFGSMADVFNNSTQYMSDDDLKAIAHYLKSLPAGSNNQSQAWQYDGSTMSKLTLSERLKTPGAQTFMARCSSCHGADGRGQAPWIPPLAGATSMLVDDSSSINVTLNGSARVVADGMPDAYRMPPFRKQLSDKEIADVLSFIRSSWGNTGTPVKQETVTELRERTDPASSNVIILQMR comes from the coding sequence ATGACAAAACGCAGGATTGGTATTGCACTGATCATTTTACTGATCGTTATCATTGCCGTTGCAGCCTGGGCGTTGCGGACACCTTCTTCGCCTTTTGCTTCCAGTGATCAGGTTGATACATCAACGGCTGAGCTGCTTAAACAGGGTGAATATGTTGCCCGCCTGAGTGACTGTGTGGCCTGTCACAGTATACCGGAAGGCGCGCCTTTCGCGGGTGGGCTGAAAATGGCTACTCCGGTAGGGAATATCTACACCACCAACATTACCCCGGACAATGCGACAGGTATCGGTACCTACAGCCTCGCAGATTTCGATCGTGCTGTGCGGAAAGGGGTAGCGAAGGACGGGCATCGGTTATATCCCGCTATGCCATATCCTTCATACGTGAAACTCAGTGATGAGGATATTCGCGCACTTTATGCCTGGTTCAAACATGATGTAAAACCGGTGAGTCAGGAAAATAAACCCAGTGAAATACCCTGGCCATTGAATATGCGCTGGCCGCTGGCATTCTGGAATACCGCGTTTACCCCAACTGACTCATGGCAGCCAAAAGTGGGCCAGGATGAGCAATGGAATCGTGGCGCATATCTGGTCGAAGGTCCGGGACATTGTGGCAGTTGCCATACCCCCCGCACACTGGCTTTCAACGAAAAAGGCCTGGATGATTCCAGTGAACATTTCCTGGCGGGGGCATCTCTGGATGGCTGGTATGCACCGAGTCTGCGAGGTGACGTTAACACGGGCATGTCACGCTGGAGTGAAGAGGATGTCTTTACCTTCCTGAAAGCCGGGCGTAATCAACATGGTGTTGTTTTCGGATCAATGGCGGATGTTTTCAATAACTCAACGCAATATATGAGCGATGATGATCTGAAAGCGATTGCGCATTACCTGAAATCACTACCGGCTGGCAGCAATAACCAATCACAGGCATGGCAATATGATGGTTCAACCATGAGCAAGTTGACCCTGTCAGAAAGATTAAAAACGCCTGGTGCCCAAACATTTATGGCGCGTTGTAGTAGCTGTCATGGTGCTGATGGCCGGGGGCAGGCCCCGTGGATACCGCCGCTGGCAGGAGCGACCTCTATGCTTGTGGATGATTCGTCGTCAATAAATGTGACCCTCAATGGTTCCGCCAGGGTTGTAGCTGATGGGATGCCAGACGCCTATCGTATGCCGCCATTCCGTAAACAGCTGTCTGATAAGGAAATTGCTGATGTGCTCAGTTTTATTCGCTCATCCTGGGGTAATACCGGTACGCCGGTCAAACAGGAAACGGTGACTGAACTACGGGAACGCACCGATCCTGCAAGTAGTAACGTCATTATTCTGCAAATGAGATAG
- a CDS encoding aldo/keto reductase has translation MQYTFLGRTGLRVSRIALGTMNFGELTDETTSFRIMDEAFDAGINFFDTADVYGGPQSPDMEKGYGTSEEIIGRWLAKGGKRDSIVLATKAYQPMGTGPNDKYLSAYHIKRACEASLKRLNTDHIDLYQMHHIDRSTPWEEIWQAMEQLIREGKITYVGSSNFAGWDIATAQCTATARNLLGLASEQSLYNLTQRTIELEVIPALRHFGVGLIPWSPIGMGLLGGVLRKIADGRRATPALQQQINRLRPRLEAYESLCDELGESPADVALAWLLHNPVVTATISGPRTVEQLQQNLNALSVKLTEETLNKLDEIWPGPGGEAPVAYAW, from the coding sequence ATGCAATATACATTTTTGGGCCGTACCGGCCTGCGGGTCAGCCGCATTGCTCTGGGGACCATGAATTTCGGTGAACTCACTGATGAGACAACCAGCTTCCGCATCATGGATGAAGCCTTCGATGCTGGCATCAATTTCTTCGACACCGCCGACGTCTATGGCGGTCCGCAGTCGCCGGATATGGAAAAAGGCTATGGTACATCGGAAGAAATTATCGGTCGCTGGCTGGCCAAAGGTGGAAAACGCGACAGCATCGTACTGGCTACCAAAGCGTACCAGCCTATGGGCACTGGTCCCAACGATAAATACCTGTCCGCCTATCATATCAAGCGCGCCTGCGAAGCGAGCCTGAAACGACTAAACACCGACCACATTGACCTCTACCAGATGCATCACATCGATCGTTCGACACCGTGGGAAGAGATCTGGCAGGCGATGGAGCAACTGATCCGTGAGGGCAAGATAACCTACGTCGGCAGTAGCAATTTTGCTGGCTGGGATATCGCCACTGCGCAATGCACCGCCACTGCGCGCAATCTGCTGGGTCTGGCGTCAGAGCAGAGCCTGTACAACCTGACACAACGTACTATCGAACTGGAAGTGATCCCGGCGCTACGTCATTTTGGCGTTGGGCTTATTCCCTGGAGTCCGATCGGAATGGGGTTACTGGGCGGAGTACTGCGTAAGATCGCTGACGGTCGCAGGGCCACACCTGCCTTACAACAACAGATCAATCGGCTACGTCCGCGACTGGAAGCGTATGAGTCATTATGCGACGAACTGGGTGAATCTCCGGCCGACGTAGCGTTGGCCTGGCTGCTGCACAACCCGGTGGTAACCGCAACGATAAGCGGACCGCGCACCGTCGAACAGTTGCAACAGAACCTTAACGCCCTGTCAGTCAAACTAACAGAAGAAACGCTGAATAAACTCGACGAAATCTGGCCTGGCCCGGGCGGCGAAGCGCCAGTGGCTTACGCCTGGTAA
- a CDS encoding DUF3737 family protein, translating into MNTITDQTFEGERALFGLQDTRLFRLTFLPGESPVKQAWNIVASHCQFRGKYPFWHNTNLVIEDCEFTSDARAAIWYSGNVSMKRCQVDAPKMFREVTGLTLEDTVFPDAAEFLWNCSDVTLRRVEVSRGDYIFMNGRNIRIDGFRLQGNYSFQDARDVVIRHARIDSKDAFWNSENVTVIDSVITGEYLGWHSRNLRLINCVITGTQPLCYASGLVMENCTMKDADLCFEYSTLNADICSDVISIKNPAGGIIRVQKVEHIIIDDFCPEPGDCEIIETAGVMYASPV; encoded by the coding sequence ATGAATACAATTACTGATCAGACATTTGAAGGTGAACGTGCTTTATTCGGACTACAGGATACTCGTTTATTCCGTTTGACGTTTTTGCCGGGAGAATCTCCAGTTAAGCAGGCCTGGAATATTGTAGCCAGTCACTGCCAGTTCAGGGGGAAATATCCTTTCTGGCACAATACGAACCTCGTCATTGAGGATTGTGAATTTACCTCTGATGCCCGTGCAGCTATCTGGTATTCCGGTAATGTCAGCATGAAACGTTGTCAGGTCGATGCCCCTAAAATGTTCCGGGAAGTAACCGGACTGACCCTTGAAGATACTGTCTTTCCGGATGCCGCAGAATTTCTCTGGAACTGCAGTGATGTAACGCTCCGTCGTGTTGAAGTGAGTCGGGGTGATTATATTTTCATGAACGGCCGTAACATTCGCATAGATGGGTTCCGGTTGCAGGGAAACTATTCTTTTCAGGATGCCCGGGATGTGGTGATACGGCATGCCCGGATTGACTCAAAAGATGCTTTCTGGAATTCCGAAAATGTGACCGTAATTGACAGCGTCATCACCGGTGAATATCTCGGCTGGCATTCCCGCAACCTCCGGTTAATCAACTGTGTCATCACGGGTACGCAACCCCTGTGCTATGCCTCCGGTCTGGTGATGGAAAACTGTACCATGAAGGATGCCGATTTGTGTTTTGAATACAGTACGCTGAATGCGGATATCTGCAGCGATGTTATCAGTATTAAAAATCCGGCAGGCGGTATTATCAGGGTACAGAAAGTTGAACATATCATTATTGATGATTTCTGTCCGGAACCAGGAGACTGTGAAATCATCGAAACGGCCGGGGTGATGTATGCATCCCCTGTTTGA
- a CDS encoding MalY/PatB family protein, which produces MHPLFDTPVNRKGTNAWKWDVAGKQDMLPFHVADMDFRVATPIQKALVQKAQGGIFGYNTVPDAYFAAIQTWFRQRYQFRIEKDWIIYTTGVLAAITATLKAATLPGDGVIIQSPVYHHFFTCIRNSGCQVVENPLVYRDGIYSVDFDGLERLAAHPSNKVLLLCHPHNPVGRRWTASELEKIAGICVRHQVLIISDEIHCDLVHGEAPHIPLASLSPAIRQNTVTCTSPSKGFNLAGLQVANIFCANSALRKDINRYINIHEVCDLNSFAIEGLIAAYTEPESSQWLEEVKIYIRDNYAFLAETLRRIFPGLHILPLEATYLAWIDCTATGLSADELTNQLYRETGVLLSSGHEFGENGRHFIRVNLACPRSQLSDGLQRMSAFFSALNGKILTC; this is translated from the coding sequence ATGCATCCCCTGTTTGATACACCGGTAAATCGAAAAGGAACGAATGCCTGGAAATGGGATGTGGCAGGAAAACAGGATATGCTTCCGTTCCACGTTGCTGATATGGATTTCCGGGTTGCTACTCCTATTCAGAAGGCACTGGTTCAGAAGGCACAGGGCGGCATTTTTGGCTACAACACTGTACCTGATGCGTACTTTGCCGCCATTCAGACCTGGTTCAGACAACGCTATCAGTTCAGGATAGAGAAGGACTGGATTATTTACACCACCGGTGTGCTGGCTGCCATCACGGCAACCCTGAAAGCGGCTACCTTGCCGGGGGATGGTGTGATTATACAATCGCCTGTTTACCATCATTTCTTTACCTGTATAAGAAACAGTGGCTGTCAGGTAGTGGAGAATCCGCTGGTCTACAGGGACGGTATTTATTCTGTCGATTTTGATGGTCTGGAAAGGTTGGCTGCACATCCCTCAAACAAAGTGCTGTTATTATGCCATCCACATAATCCTGTCGGGCGTCGCTGGACAGCATCAGAACTGGAAAAAATTGCCGGTATTTGTGTCCGGCATCAGGTCCTGATCATTTCGGATGAAATTCACTGTGACCTTGTTCACGGTGAGGCACCTCATATTCCGCTGGCCAGTCTCTCTCCGGCAATAAGGCAGAATACGGTTACCTGCACTTCACCATCCAAAGGCTTTAACCTTGCCGGGTTGCAAGTGGCCAATATTTTCTGCGCAAATTCGGCGCTAAGAAAGGACATCAACCGGTATATCAATATTCATGAAGTCTGCGATCTCAACAGTTTTGCAATTGAGGGGCTGATTGCCGCCTATACGGAACCGGAAAGCAGCCAGTGGCTTGAGGAGGTAAAAATATATATCCGTGACAATTACGCTTTTCTGGCAGAGACCCTGCGACGTATTTTCCCAGGGTTACATATCCTGCCTCTGGAGGCCACATACCTGGCGTGGATTGACTGTACTGCGACCGGACTCAGCGCTGATGAACTCACCAACCAACTGTACAGGGAAACCGGTGTACTGCTGAGCAGTGGCCATGAGTTTGGAGAGAATGGACGGCACTTTATTCGTGTCAATCTTGCCTGTCCCCGCAGCCAGTTATCAGATGGGCTGCAGAGAATGTCTGCATTTTTCTCTGCCCTGAACGGAAAAATCCTCACCTGCTAA
- a CDS encoding cyclophilin-like fold protein, whose translation MTAQTKINIAIAGQNVHVALDDTPAARAFIAQLPLTLRFEDYGTTEKISYLPNKLTTEGEPPGYTPVTGDFSYYAPWGNIAVFLKDFSYSRGLVRLGHIESGLEVMNQKGEHEGIVTLLK comes from the coding sequence ATGACAGCACAGACAAAAATTAATATCGCGATCGCCGGACAGAATGTACATGTTGCTTTGGATGATACTCCTGCCGCCCGTGCGTTTATTGCGCAGTTACCCCTGACTCTGCGTTTTGAAGATTACGGCACCACAGAAAAGATCAGCTATCTGCCGAATAAACTGACAACGGAAGGAGAACCGCCCGGCTATACGCCGGTCACTGGCGATTTTTCATATTATGCGCCCTGGGGGAATATCGCTGTTTTTCTCAAAGATTTCAGTTATTCCCGTGGTCTGGTCAGGCTGGGGCACATTGAGTCCGGTCTGGAGGTGATGAACCAGAAAGGAGAGCACGAAGGCATCGTCACGTTGCTCAAATAA
- a CDS encoding putative quinol monooxygenase translates to MKKMTGLKMMVLGLMAAGAMTATASAQTGESQPEKVSPLIVLGTSQVSNATFGTFLPVLMNDIIHSRDEKNNISFELFTPEDGTPDMLSVERWTDRAGFDAHLAYPYVQTFIEKVPSALRKGGTQSALFMRDLSPVPEQAIPSPQTTRNSLTVFMIKPTALASVIDATLKTAEAARATHGNLRYDVFQDISQPRRLAIFQRWVSSDALEAWNLQDAAKSYEAFLADSRETPASPQLWRPVKDIGR, encoded by the coding sequence ATGAAAAAAATGACAGGATTAAAAATGATGGTGCTGGGGCTGATGGCAGCAGGTGCCATGACTGCAACGGCCTCAGCCCAGACCGGTGAGTCACAACCGGAAAAAGTGAGTCCACTGATAGTTCTCGGAACATCGCAGGTCAGTAATGCAACGTTTGGCACATTCCTGCCAGTGTTGATGAATGACATCATTCACAGTCGGGATGAAAAAAACAATATTTCCTTTGAGCTTTTCACACCTGAAGATGGTACGCCTGATATGCTTTCAGTCGAACGGTGGACAGACCGTGCCGGTTTTGATGCTCATCTTGCCTATCCGTATGTACAAACCTTTATTGAAAAAGTACCCTCAGCCCTGAGAAAGGGGGGAACTCAGTCGGCATTGTTCATGAGAGACTTGTCTCCGGTTCCGGAGCAGGCTATTCCGTCGCCGCAGACAACCCGTAACAGTCTTACCGTTTTTATGATAAAACCGACAGCACTGGCCAGTGTGATAGATGCCACACTTAAAACCGCTGAAGCGGCCAGAGCCACGCACGGGAATCTCCGATATGACGTTTTCCAGGATATTTCACAACCGCGACGCCTGGCAATATTCCAGCGATGGGTATCATCTGATGCGCTTGAGGCATGGAACCTTCAGGATGCAGCGAAATCCTATGAGGCATTCCTGGCTGATTCGCGAGAAACGCCCGCCAGTCCACAACTTTGGCGCCCGGTGAAAGATATCGGCAGATAA
- a CDS encoding LysR family transcriptional regulator gives MDDLQSFLSVARQLSFTRAAADIGVTPSALSHTIKSLEEKLGYRLLTRTTRSVALTEEGETLLNAIGPLYEQIHYELDKMSALRGKPTGTIRLTCSDDVVEYLIRPILAQFLETYPDIQVEVSIDYGFTDIVRERIDAGIRLGESVDKDMIAVRISRDWRLSAVATPAYFAQHPAPDTPQDLIRHNCINIRHSASSGVYAWEFEQGDRHFTVKTTGQFTANSTIHQLNAALDGIGIAYLPDYLVEPHLISGKLVEVLADWSPTFQGFHLYYPHRRQGSPAFMAFVNTLRYKGS, from the coding sequence ATGGATGATCTCCAGTCATTTCTGAGCGTAGCCAGGCAACTCAGCTTTACCCGTGCCGCCGCAGACATTGGCGTCACGCCTTCTGCTCTGAGCCATACCATCAAGTCGCTGGAAGAGAAACTCGGCTACCGCCTGCTAACGAGGACAACCCGTAGTGTTGCCCTGACTGAAGAGGGTGAAACACTCCTGAATGCCATCGGACCACTTTACGAACAGATCCATTATGAACTGGATAAAATGAGTGCGCTCAGGGGGAAACCCACAGGAACCATTCGCCTCACCTGCTCAGATGATGTTGTCGAGTATCTCATCCGGCCTATTCTCGCTCAGTTTCTGGAAACATATCCAGATATCCAGGTGGAGGTCAGCATTGACTACGGATTTACGGATATTGTTCGTGAACGTATTGATGCCGGCATCCGACTGGGAGAATCGGTGGACAAGGATATGATCGCTGTCAGGATTAGCCGCGACTGGAGGCTGTCTGCTGTCGCCACACCGGCTTATTTTGCACAACATCCTGCGCCTGACACACCTCAGGATCTTATTCGGCATAACTGTATTAACATACGCCACTCGGCGTCCAGCGGAGTTTATGCCTGGGAGTTTGAACAAGGCGATCGTCATTTTACCGTGAAAACGACCGGGCAGTTTACAGCCAATAGCACTATCCATCAGTTGAATGCTGCGCTGGATGGTATTGGTATTGCGTATCTTCCTGATTATCTGGTCGAACCCCATCTCATCAGCGGTAAACTGGTGGAAGTACTGGCTGACTGGAGCCCTACCTTTCAGGGGTTTCATCTGTACTACCCTCACAGACGGCAGGGCTCACCGGCCTTTATGGCTTTTGTTAATACCCTTCGCTATAAGGGGAGCTGA
- a CDS encoding YdgH/BhsA/McbA-like domain containing protein — MLSKLTVLFTLLSSFSLPAMAAKNSDISAASQEKGVVSVSGASTLEELTQALARKAAAAGASDYRITSAGGKNKLYGTAVIY; from the coding sequence ATGTTGAGCAAGCTTACTGTCCTTTTCACACTGCTTTCATCCTTCTCTTTGCCGGCAATGGCTGCCAAAAACTCTGATATTTCTGCGGCATCACAGGAGAAGGGAGTGGTCAGCGTCAGCGGCGCCTCTACCCTGGAAGAGTTGACTCAGGCACTGGCCAGAAAAGCAGCAGCTGCCGGTGCCTCAGATTATCGTATTACCTCGGCTGGCGGAAAAAATAAACTTTACGGTACTGCCGTCATTTACTAA
- a CDS encoding iron-containing alcohol dehydrogenase, with translation MNNFSFYNPVRIHFGRDQIDQIATEIPASQRVMIVYGGGSVKANGVLNRVRSTLRNVTVFEFGGIEPNPHYETLLRAVDVVKSENIDYLLAVGGGSVIDGTKFIAAASCYKGNAWDIIETQGVIIEKALPLGCVLTLAATGSEMNAGASIMKAATGDKMSFHSEHVLPRFSVLDPTITYSLPRRQTANGVVDAFVHVLEQYITWPVNAKLQDKMAEGILCTLKEEGPKVLVTPEDYNARANIMWSATMALNGLLGTGVPEDWSAHTIGMELTALYGLDHAQTLAVLVPSIWKYKISEKQQKLAQYAEKVWGLSGGNDSDMASAAIEATERFFALMGVKTRLADYGLGKEVIPPVIARLREHGNIALGEHHNITPEDVTKILELAL, from the coding sequence ATGAATAATTTTAGTTTTTATAACCCAGTTCGTATTCATTTCGGGCGCGATCAGATTGACCAGATTGCTACGGAAATTCCGGCGAGCCAGCGCGTCATGATTGTCTATGGTGGCGGAAGCGTGAAAGCAAATGGAGTACTGAACCGGGTCAGGAGCACGCTGAGAAATGTGACGGTATTTGAATTCGGGGGAATAGAACCGAATCCTCATTATGAAACACTGCTCCGTGCAGTTGATGTAGTCAAAAGCGAAAACATTGATTATCTGTTGGCAGTAGGTGGTGGATCGGTGATTGATGGTACTAAATTCATTGCCGCTGCCTCCTGCTATAAGGGGAATGCCTGGGACATAATTGAGACTCAGGGGGTAATTATTGAAAAGGCCCTACCGTTGGGATGCGTCCTGACCCTGGCCGCAACCGGTTCTGAGATGAATGCCGGGGCATCAATCATGAAGGCTGCCACGGGAGACAAAATGTCATTTCATTCAGAGCATGTGCTCCCTCGTTTCTCTGTGCTGGATCCTACAATTACTTACAGCCTACCCCGTCGGCAGACAGCAAATGGCGTGGTGGATGCGTTTGTACATGTGCTTGAGCAGTATATTACCTGGCCCGTCAATGCAAAGTTGCAGGACAAAATGGCAGAAGGGATCCTCTGTACCCTGAAAGAAGAGGGACCAAAGGTACTGGTCACGCCGGAGGATTATAATGCCCGCGCCAATATTATGTGGTCTGCCACGATGGCGCTTAATGGGTTACTGGGTACTGGGGTTCCCGAGGACTGGTCAGCTCATACCATTGGGATGGAGCTGACGGCGCTTTACGGCTTGGATCACGCACAGACACTGGCGGTTCTCGTTCCGTCAATCTGGAAATACAAAATATCTGAAAAACAGCAAAAATTGGCTCAGTATGCTGAAAAGGTCTGGGGACTTTCTGGTGGAAACGACTCTGATATGGCCTCTGCCGCTATTGAAGCCACGGAGCGATTTTTTGCGTTAATGGGTGTAAAAACCCGCCTGGCCGATTATGGTCTCGGGAAGGAGGTGATACCGCCAGTGATAGCCAGGTTACGTGAGCACGGTAATATCGCGCTGGGTGAACACCACAATATCACACCAGAAGACGTCACAAAGATTCTGGAATTGGCACTTTAA
- a CDS encoding alpha/beta hydrolase encodes MNIKQKTKAIFMALILTSTISGVKAMAQSAIPFPTGYANFYHSQNVEIKKVRFRNPYGIEIVGNLVLPKGHKTGERLPAIIIGHPMGAVKEQSSMLYAQVLAEHGFATLAFDMPFWGESGGTPRQAVEPTMFEDAFSSAVDFLSSRPDVDKNKIGVLGICASGGYSIGAMKIDPRIKALATSAMVEMGTASRTMLLDEAAIKAGAAQREVEFEGGKPVYSGGTVTKLTADSNPMQREFYEFYRTKRGEYTPAGADKNHTTMPLLSQNAKLLNFYPFNGIENIKRPMLFITGDISMSRGFSEEAYKLASEPKELYLVKGANHTDMYDNADKIPFAKLIAFFQSNLK; translated from the coding sequence ATGAACATCAAACAAAAAACAAAAGCCATTTTTATGGCGTTAATATTAACTTCAACGATATCCGGAGTCAAAGCTATGGCACAGAGCGCGATACCTTTCCCGACAGGCTATGCTAATTTTTATCACAGTCAAAATGTGGAAATTAAAAAAGTCCGCTTCAGGAACCCTTATGGCATTGAGATTGTAGGTAATCTGGTGTTACCAAAGGGGCATAAAACAGGTGAAAGATTACCGGCAATTATCATTGGTCATCCGATGGGGGCCGTGAAAGAACAGTCATCGATGCTTTATGCACAAGTACTGGCTGAACATGGTTTTGCTACCCTGGCTTTTGATATGCCGTTCTGGGGGGAAAGCGGTGGAACTCCTCGTCAGGCAGTAGAGCCTACGATGTTTGAAGACGCATTCAGTTCTGCAGTTGACTTTTTGAGCTCTCGCCCAGACGTCGATAAGAATAAAATTGGTGTACTCGGTATCTGTGCAAGTGGTGGCTACTCAATAGGTGCAATGAAAATCGATCCACGTATCAAAGCATTAGCTACCTCAGCCATGGTTGAAATGGGCACGGCATCCCGCACGATGCTGCTTGACGAAGCAGCAATCAAGGCAGGAGCGGCTCAGCGTGAAGTGGAGTTTGAAGGTGGCAAGCCGGTATACTCAGGCGGGACAGTGACAAAACTGACTGCTGATAGCAATCCGATGCAACGTGAATTCTATGAGTTTTATCGCACTAAACGTGGCGAGTATACTCCCGCAGGGGCAGATAAGAATCACACTACGATGCCATTATTAAGCCAAAATGCGAAGTTGCTTAATTTCTATCCCTTTAATGGCATTGAAAATATCAAGCGTCCAATGTTATTTATTACTGGCGATATTTCAATGTCGCGCGGATTCAGCGAGGAAGCCTACAAACTGGCTTCAGAGCCTAAAGAACTCTATCTCGTTAAAGGGGCTAATCATACTGATATGTATGATAATGCTGACAAAATTCCGTTTGCAAAATTGATTGCTTTTTTCCAGAGTAACCTGAAATAA
- a CDS encoding MFS transporter: MQDKILTSTYNNRKTLSNWGGVFALSLGAFALVASEFMPVSLLTPIAADLGITEGQAGQTISVSGAFAVLTSLFISALAGKLDRKILLSVLTVLMIVSGTIVSLAPNYEIFMLGRALIGIAIGGFWSMSGAAAMRLVKDAHVPRALAIFQGGNALATVIAAPLGSFLGGLIGWRGAFFFVVPVAIIVLLWQLISLPSMKAEERSSVSVIFKVLSRPVVTLGMAAASLSFMGQFALFTYLRPYLEKIVHADVSMLSFMLLIMGTSGFVGTVIIGGFLKNNFNRTLVAIPLFMGVVAVFMILCGGSFISIFSLLGLWGLLGAASPVAWWTWVARTLPNDAEAGGGLLVAVVQLAITTGAVIGGILYDSSGYQATFGVSAALLLTAGLMAWMTARSAHSNIRSA; the protein is encoded by the coding sequence GTGCAAGACAAGATATTGACTTCCACCTATAACAATAGAAAAACATTGTCGAACTGGGGAGGCGTATTTGCGCTGTCTCTTGGGGCGTTCGCGCTAGTCGCATCGGAGTTTATGCCGGTGAGTCTGCTGACACCGATAGCTGCGGATCTTGGTATTACTGAAGGGCAGGCCGGGCAGACGATCTCTGTTTCCGGAGCGTTTGCAGTATTAACCAGCCTCTTTATTTCGGCCCTCGCAGGAAAGCTTGATCGTAAAATTCTGTTATCTGTATTAACAGTATTAATGATTGTATCTGGGACTATTGTTTCTCTGGCACCGAATTACGAAATATTTATGCTGGGTCGTGCACTAATCGGTATCGCTATTGGCGGCTTCTGGTCTATGTCTGGTGCTGCGGCGATGCGGTTGGTTAAAGATGCCCACGTTCCGCGAGCATTAGCTATTTTTCAGGGGGGGAATGCCCTGGCAACGGTTATTGCTGCGCCTTTAGGAAGCTTTCTCGGCGGCCTTATAGGCTGGCGCGGGGCTTTTTTCTTTGTGGTGCCGGTTGCCATTATCGTATTGCTATGGCAACTAATTAGCCTGCCGTCAATGAAGGCTGAAGAACGCAGCAGTGTCAGTGTAATTTTCAAGGTATTATCCCGACCCGTTGTTACCCTCGGTATGGCAGCCGCCAGCTTATCGTTCATGGGACAGTTCGCATTATTTACATATTTGAGGCCTTACCTTGAAAAAATAGTGCATGCCGACGTTTCAATGTTGTCGTTTATGTTATTGATAATGGGAACTAGTGGATTTGTAGGTACGGTAATAATTGGTGGATTCCTGAAAAACAATTTTAATCGCACTCTTGTGGCAATTCCACTCTTCATGGGTGTTGTGGCCGTCTTTATGATCCTCTGCGGTGGTAGCTTTATCTCGATATTCTCATTATTAGGTTTATGGGGACTGCTTGGCGCTGCTTCCCCTGTCGCCTGGTGGACATGGGTTGCCCGGACGCTGCCAAATGACGCGGAGGCTGGTGGTGGTTTGTTGGTTGCAGTTGTACAGCTTGCCATTACAACGGGAGCAGTTATAGGGGGGATTCTTTATGATTCAAGTGGTTATCAGGCAACTTTTGGGGTCAGTGCTGCTTTGCTTCTTACCGCGGGTTTGATGGCGTGGATGACGGCACGGAGCGCTCACTCGAACATTCGTTCAGCCTAA
- the fliE gene encoding flagellar hook-basal body complex protein FliE has product MSIQAIDGVLQQLQLISSQASGLQSSATQQMDFGATLKASLDKISARMDTAASQIKDFDLGKPGIGLNDVMVDMQKAGISMQMGIQVRNKLVSAYSDIMNMQV; this is encoded by the coding sequence ATGTCGATTCAGGCAATTGATGGTGTTCTGCAGCAGCTCCAACTGATATCGTCGCAGGCAAGCGGTCTGCAGAGTAGTGCAACGCAGCAGATGGATTTTGGTGCAACACTTAAAGCGTCACTGGATAAAATCAGCGCCAGGATGGACACCGCGGCTAGCCAGATTAAAGATTTCGACTTAGGTAAACCTGGCATCGGGCTTAATGATGTGATGGTTGATATGCAGAAAGCAGGGATTTCGATGCAAATGGGAATTCAGGTGAGAAACAAACTGGTATCAGCTTACAGTGACATCATGAATATGCAAGTGTAG